A stretch of the Theropithecus gelada isolate Dixy chromosome 7a, Tgel_1.0, whole genome shotgun sequence genome encodes the following:
- the PPCDC gene encoding phosphopantothenoylcysteine decarboxylase isoform X2, which produces MEPRPGRLPELEATRPHMEPKASCPTAAPLVERKFHVLVGVTGSVAALKLPLLVSKLLDIPGLEVAVVTTEGAKHFYSPQDIPVTLYSDADEWEMWKSRSDPVLHIDLRRWADLLLVAPLDANTLGKVASGICDNLLTCVIRAWDRSKPLLFCPAMNTAMWEHPITAQQVDQLKAFGYVEIPCVAKKLVCGDEGLGAMAEVGTIVDKVKEVLFQHSGFQQS; this is translated from the exons ATGGAGCCCAGGCCTGGCAGGCTCCCAGAACTTGAAGCCACCAGACCCCACATGGAACCAAAGGCCTCCTGTCCAACTGCTGCACCCTTGGTGGAGAGAAAATTCCATGTTCTTGTGGGTGTCACGGGGAGTGTTGCAGCCCTGAAGTTGCCTCTTCTGGTGTCAAAGCTTTTGGACATTCCTGGG CTGGAAGTAGCAGTGGTCACAACTGAGGGAGCCAAACATTTCTACAGCCCCCAGGACATTCCTGTCACCCTCTACAGCGATGCTGATGAATGGGAG ATGTGGAAGAGCCGTTCTGACCCAGTTCTGCACATTGACCTGCGGAGGTGGGCAGACCTCCTGCTGGTGGCTCCTCTTGATGCCAACACGCTGGGGAAGGTGGCCAGTGGCATCTGTGACAACTTGCTT ACCTGCGTCATCCGGGCCTGGGACCGCAGCAAGCCCCTGCTCTTCTGCCCGGCCATGAACACCGCCATGTGGGAGCACCCTATCACAGCGCAGCAGGTAGACCAGCTCAAGGCCTTTGGCTATGTCGAGATCCCCTGTGTGGCCAAGAAGCTGGTGTGTGGAGACGAAG GTCTGGGGGCCATGGCTGAAGTGGGGACCATCGTGGACAAAGTGAAAGAAGTCCTCTTCCAGCACAGTGGCTTCCAGCAGAGTTGA
- the PPCDC gene encoding phosphopantothenoylcysteine decarboxylase isoform X3 — protein MEPRPGRLPELEATRPHMEPKASCPTAAPLVERKFHVLVGVTGSVAALKLPLLVSKLLDIPGMWKSRSDPVLHIDLRRWADLLLVAPLDANTLGKVASGICDNLLTCVIRAWDRSKPLLFCPAMNTAMWEHPITAQQVDQLKAFGYVEIPCVAKKLVCGDEGLGAMAEVGTIVDKVKEVLFQHSGFQQS, from the exons ATGGAGCCCAGGCCTGGCAGGCTCCCAGAACTTGAAGCCACCAGACCCCACATGGAACCAAAGGCCTCCTGTCCAACTGCTGCACCCTTGGTGGAGAGAAAATTCCATGTTCTTGTGGGTGTCACGGGGAGTGTTGCAGCCCTGAAGTTGCCTCTTCTGGTGTCAAAGCTTTTGGACATTCCTGGG ATGTGGAAGAGCCGTTCTGACCCAGTTCTGCACATTGACCTGCGGAGGTGGGCAGACCTCCTGCTGGTGGCTCCTCTTGATGCCAACACGCTGGGGAAGGTGGCCAGTGGCATCTGTGACAACTTGCTT ACCTGCGTCATCCGGGCCTGGGACCGCAGCAAGCCCCTGCTCTTCTGCCCGGCCATGAACACCGCCATGTGGGAGCACCCTATCACAGCGCAGCAGGTAGACCAGCTCAAGGCCTTTGGCTATGTCGAGATCCCCTGTGTGGCCAAGAAGCTGGTGTGTGGAGACGAAG GTCTGGGGGCCATGGCTGAAGTGGGGACCATCGTGGACAAAGTGAAAGAAGTCCTCTTCCAGCACAGTGGCTTCCAGCAGAGTTGA
- the PPCDC gene encoding phosphopantothenoylcysteine decarboxylase isoform X5 encodes MEPRPGRLPELEATRPHMEPKASCPTAAPLVERKFHVLVGVTGSVAALKLPLLVSKLLDIPGTCVIRAWDRSKPLLFCPAMNTAMWEHPITAQQVDQLKAFGYVEIPCVAKKLVCGDEGLGAMAEVGTIVDKVKEVLFQHSGFQQS; translated from the exons ATGGAGCCCAGGCCTGGCAGGCTCCCAGAACTTGAAGCCACCAGACCCCACATGGAACCAAAGGCCTCCTGTCCAACTGCTGCACCCTTGGTGGAGAGAAAATTCCATGTTCTTGTGGGTGTCACGGGGAGTGTTGCAGCCCTGAAGTTGCCTCTTCTGGTGTCAAAGCTTTTGGACATTCCTGGG ACCTGCGTCATCCGGGCCTGGGACCGCAGCAAGCCCCTGCTCTTCTGCCCGGCCATGAACACCGCCATGTGGGAGCACCCTATCACAGCGCAGCAGGTAGACCAGCTCAAGGCCTTTGGCTATGTCGAGATCCCCTGTGTGGCCAAGAAGCTGGTGTGTGGAGACGAAG GTCTGGGGGCCATGGCTGAAGTGGGGACCATCGTGGACAAAGTGAAAGAAGTCCTCTTCCAGCACAGTGGCTTCCAGCAGAGTTGA
- the PPCDC gene encoding phosphopantothenoylcysteine decarboxylase isoform X1 — translation MEPRPGRLPELEATRPHMEPKASCPTAAPLVERKFHVLVGVTGSVAALKLPLLVSKLLDIPGLEVAVVTTEGAKHFYSPQDIPVTLYSDADEWEMWKSRSDPVLHIDLRRWADLLLVAPLDANTLGKVASGICDNLLTCVIRAWDRSKPLLFCPAMNTAMWEHPITAQQVDQLKAFGYVEIPCVAKKLVCGDEGGCLARLIAHGRRRGSALGSHLSSVPGLL, via the exons ATGGAGCCCAGGCCTGGCAGGCTCCCAGAACTTGAAGCCACCAGACCCCACATGGAACCAAAGGCCTCCTGTCCAACTGCTGCACCCTTGGTGGAGAGAAAATTCCATGTTCTTGTGGGTGTCACGGGGAGTGTTGCAGCCCTGAAGTTGCCTCTTCTGGTGTCAAAGCTTTTGGACATTCCTGGG CTGGAAGTAGCAGTGGTCACAACTGAGGGAGCCAAACATTTCTACAGCCCCCAGGACATTCCTGTCACCCTCTACAGCGATGCTGATGAATGGGAG ATGTGGAAGAGCCGTTCTGACCCAGTTCTGCACATTGACCTGCGGAGGTGGGCAGACCTCCTGCTGGTGGCTCCTCTTGATGCCAACACGCTGGGGAAGGTGGCCAGTGGCATCTGTGACAACTTGCTT ACCTGCGTCATCCGGGCCTGGGACCGCAGCAAGCCCCTGCTCTTCTGCCCGGCCATGAACACCGCCATGTGGGAGCACCCTATCACAGCGCAGCAGGTAGACCAGCTCAAGGCCTTTGGCTATGTCGAGATCCCCTGTGTGGCCAAGAAGCTGGTGTGTGGAGACGAAGGTGGGTGTCTTGCCAGGCTCATAGCCCATGGCCGTAGAAGGGGCTCAGCTTTGGGGTCACATCTCAGTTCAGTTCCTGGCCTGTTATGA
- the PPCDC gene encoding phosphopantothenoylcysteine decarboxylase isoform X4, producing the protein MEPRPGRLPELEATRPHMEPKASCPTAAPLVERKFHVLVGVTGSVAALKLPLLVSKLLDIPGLEVAVVTTEGAKHFYSPQDIPVTLYSDADEWETCVIRAWDRSKPLLFCPAMNTAMWEHPITAQQVDQLKAFGYVEIPCVAKKLVCGDEGLGAMAEVGTIVDKVKEVLFQHSGFQQS; encoded by the exons ATGGAGCCCAGGCCTGGCAGGCTCCCAGAACTTGAAGCCACCAGACCCCACATGGAACCAAAGGCCTCCTGTCCAACTGCTGCACCCTTGGTGGAGAGAAAATTCCATGTTCTTGTGGGTGTCACGGGGAGTGTTGCAGCCCTGAAGTTGCCTCTTCTGGTGTCAAAGCTTTTGGACATTCCTGGG CTGGAAGTAGCAGTGGTCACAACTGAGGGAGCCAAACATTTCTACAGCCCCCAGGACATTCCTGTCACCCTCTACAGCGATGCTGATGAATGGGAG ACCTGCGTCATCCGGGCCTGGGACCGCAGCAAGCCCCTGCTCTTCTGCCCGGCCATGAACACCGCCATGTGGGAGCACCCTATCACAGCGCAGCAGGTAGACCAGCTCAAGGCCTTTGGCTATGTCGAGATCCCCTGTGTGGCCAAGAAGCTGGTGTGTGGAGACGAAG GTCTGGGGGCCATGGCTGAAGTGGGGACCATCGTGGACAAAGTGAAAGAAGTCCTCTTCCAGCACAGTGGCTTCCAGCAGAGTTGA
- the PPCDC gene encoding phosphopantothenoylcysteine decarboxylase isoform X6 produces the protein MWKSRSDPVLHIDLRRWADLLLVAPLDANTLGKVASGICDNLLTCVIRAWDRSKPLLFCPAMNTAMWEHPITAQQVDQLKAFGYVEIPCVAKKLVCGDEGLGAMAEVGTIVDKVKEVLFQHSGFQQS, from the exons ATGTGGAAGAGCCGTTCTGACCCAGTTCTGCACATTGACCTGCGGAGGTGGGCAGACCTCCTGCTGGTGGCTCCTCTTGATGCCAACACGCTGGGGAAGGTGGCCAGTGGCATCTGTGACAACTTGCTT ACCTGCGTCATCCGGGCCTGGGACCGCAGCAAGCCCCTGCTCTTCTGCCCGGCCATGAACACCGCCATGTGGGAGCACCCTATCACAGCGCAGCAGGTAGACCAGCTCAAGGCCTTTGGCTATGTCGAGATCCCCTGTGTGGCCAAGAAGCTGGTGTGTGGAGACGAAG GTCTGGGGGCCATGGCTGAAGTGGGGACCATCGTGGACAAAGTGAAAGAAGTCCTCTTCCAGCACAGTGGCTTCCAGCAGAGTTGA
- the SCAMP5 gene encoding secretory carrier-associated membrane protein 5 — protein MAEKVNNFPPLPKFIPLKPCFYQDFEADIPPQHLSMTKRLYYLWMLNSVTLAVNLVGCLAWLIGGGGATNFGLAFLWLILFTPCSYVCWFRPIYKAFKTDSSFSFMAFFFTFMAQLVISIIQAVGIPGWGVCPTLASSCSGWIATISFFGTNIGSAVVMLIPTVMFTVMAVFSFIALSMVHKFYRGSGGSFSKAQEEWTTGAWKNPHVQQAAQNAAMGAAQGAMNQPQTQYSATPNYTYSNEM, from the exons ATGGCAG AGAAAGTGAACAACTTCCCACCATTGCCCAAATTCATCCCGCTGAAGCCATGTTTCTACCAAGACTTTGAGGCAGACATTCCTCCCCAGCATCTCAGCATGACCAAGCGCCTCTACTACCTCTGGATGT TGAACAGCGTCACGCTGGCCGTGAACCTGGTGGGCTGTCTCGCGTGGCTGATCGGAGGCGGGGGAGCCACCAACTTTGGCCTCGCCTTTCTCTGGCTCATCCTCTTCACACCCTGCTCCTACGTCTGCTGGTTTCGGCCCATTTACAAGGCCTTCAA GACTGACAGCTCCTTCAGTTTCATGGCATTCTTCTTTACCTTCATGGCTCAGTTGGTCATCAGCATCATCCAGGCCGTGGGCATCCCAGGCTGGGGCGTCTG CCCCACACTGGCCTCTTCCTGCAGCGGCTGGATTGCCACCATCTCCTTCTTCGGAACGAACATTGGCTCGGCGGTGGTGATGCTAATTCCCACTGTCATGTTCACAGTGATGGCCGTCTTTTCCTTCATCGCCCTCAGCATG GTTCATAAATTTTACCGGGGAAGTGGGGGGAGTTTCAGCAAAGCTCAGGAGGAGTGGACAACAGGGGCATGGAAGAATCCACACGTGCAGCAGGCGGCCCAGAATGCAGCCATGGGGGCAGCCCAGGGTGCCATGAATCAGCCTCAGACTCAGTATTCCGCCACCCCCAACTACACATACTCCAATGAGATGTGA